cgaaccttcgtggtcgggtatgctatatgaatactatgtatatgacatcaatatgagtacaaatatgttaagtatatgtaagtgCTAAGTAAAGGCTACATATATGCAATGgatatgatataaatatgagtatgatatgaatatgaatacgtatacgaaaggtaaatgagtacggatatggatgtatgtacacggatacgcaatagaaatgtaatgtccctatggaaagcaagtaagtgctacgaccatgatactattatctcccatcctatgttatttcatatgttatctattatgctttcaaattgatattgatcatgctttacatactcagtacattattaaATGCGCGTCCTTTTTTgttatggacgctgcgtcatgcccgcaggtggccagggagacagacttgatccatagcttcattattcagggactacatagcggagctccatttcattcggaacCACAGCTTTTGGTATAAATTCTTTTGtctacatattcatgggcacggcggggtcctgtcccgcctatatgatatgatgtattctTCTTAgtggctcgtagacatgtgtgtatgggtagatgtgtttggccttgtggGCCTATAtgttgggatattattttgttaagcctcgtcgtcttatgtacatttattcgggcatagttgttaatgttgaTGTAAacgaattgtcgcccaatgatATTAGAGTGacgatgaatgaaaagcatgatttagccaggtggctcacctagatatgatgtgaaagtatgttaagaggttctcaggtgggttagcaccgggtgcccgtcgcggccctccggttgggtcgtgacacaattcAGCACTAAATTAGTCTCCTCGTAATGTTTAAGCACTCGACCTAGATGGTCcagacaatcatcaaaacaatcACCTACCACAGAGAAATGATCCATAAAGACCTCAAGAAAGTCTTCCACCATATGagagaatatcgacatcatgcACTGCTGAAAGGTAGCCGGTGCATTGCAGAGACTGAAGGGCATCCTGCTGAAAGATAatgtcccataaggacaagtaaaTGTCATCTTCTCTCGATCCTCAAGGGCGATGTTGATCTGATTGTAGCCCGAATACCCGTCTAGGAAGCAATAGTAAGATCACCCAGCCAGGTCAACGTACGATCAATAAAAGACATAGGGAAGTGATCCTTGCAAGTAGCAGTTTTAAGTTTGTGATAGTCCATGCAAACTCTCCAACCTGTCACAGTCCTCATCGAAATCAGCTTATTCTTTGCATTGGGCACCCAGCGCGATGCCGCCTTTTACGGAACATATTGCTTTGAGCTCGCCCATTTTAAATACGCAATCGGGTACACCACTCCAGCATCTAACCATTTGATGATTTCTTTCTTGACGACTTCTTGCATGTTCTCATTCAGTCTCCTTTAATGTTCCACACTAAACATTGTCCTCTTCTAGCTTGGATTTTATTCTCACGGATCCCGAAGGAATCCTTGAGATATGCCGTTATGGTCCCGATAGCACGCTATACTCACGCAATATCTCCACAAACCTCTCGATCTTCTTCTCGATCAACAATGGTAAAACAATCTTTGGTAACGTATTATTTGGACCAAGGGAACTCATACTTCAAATGTGATGGGAGGTACATAAGCTCGAAGCCGGTGGCTCAACGATAGAAGGCTTATTTGAaggagttgttctattttccagATCAAGAGTAAGCTTCTTTGGGTGGTAAGAATATGAGACCAACCCAACAAGCGAATTAACTGGCacaacccaaaccgatgggccgtaacaagtgcccgaccattGCTGGCCAAGCACttctatgcttgcatttacttctccttGTTTGTCTGGGCCATACTGACTGCATTGTGCTATCtttgtctcccgaacaatcaataTAAAAGACATCgtaccgggaactcacggccaatgCATACATATAGACATAAGCATTGAGAGTAACAACGTAAGCCGATTTGGTCGCTACATAtatattgtacaacaaaatgagcgccgacgaggctgcataatatcATGGCTACATATtgctgtctacagacctctatggagtaaaaactgtagaaatgaaaggacaaggccctgccgtacccatatatgtacgtaaccgaatagcgTACCAAAGGGAAGCTCCcagatcaatggagcgtaccgacTACGGCGGGGAGGTCCTCACGCTATGAATCGTCGGGCGGCTGCGATCTGGGCATGaagcggcgtccacaagaagggacgccttgatacgagcaatgtactgagtatgtaaggcatgaatagtaacatagtaagggatgtaaagtatgagcaataacagaatggaaagatagagcatatcgtgagataaaagaataacctgtacatgtgagtgcctcttagggcggatgccatgcatgctagcgttcttttgaaaaacatttttgtttatatatacgAGAAAATATCTTGGGCGTCGGCttcgatccatttaaccacatatgtcccgcgtcgggatgataagttACACCAGGCGATcggtggccatgcgtctatagcgccactccctttttccccatttccccatacacatatacatatacatatacatatatcatataagcagcatgcaggagagcccaaggaaagttatgtctctatcggagtgacgtaaggtcggtaacctccgattatattatggaataatcatggtcgctttttcttaccttgaaggaacaattattataaggtgaaactatcaatgaagaataacatcaagagaaaacatagaataggatcataaatctcataaggcatcaattcatatactttggaatctttaaaaatagtcatcatccatgaataaactTGAGGGATCAAGAAaaagctcaacattcttatatcgttattgaaatcataacttggaacctttaaacatgaaatcatcctcatcatagtcatcataggaaaatattctcatctttgacatcatcgttgtcattgtaaaacatatccatcgttgaaattatcataaaagcttacggagtcataaacctccgttttggaaaaatactgacattttggaaagcatttatgaGTTATCGggaaaaggaatcatgccttggaatcatagacttctaacttttgaaaacaacgaagttatggaagcatttatgaaatcgtaacataggagtcatgcctttgaaagaaagggacaagctttaacatacctttctggtcgccttaactttaactattcaacgctTGGCCTCCTGACtccgtaaatctatattcaagaaaatttatactattgttagactctaTCTTCATAGGctttgtcttaagccctcaaactaactcttttTAGAATGTACGCGAAATTTCataaagatctcccctgtttatatgcctggctccgaaattataattcggcggccaacaacaacaacaatgacaataacatcatttccaacaccaatatgtaccataaaacatccaCGATGTTTCCCGATTACAACCAACCAACTCGCTACggaattatttaacgactttatcgccgtaaataaaccaaaattaacattaataataggagattcataccttattcttgttaaaacagagatatcttcaatatccacattgaatccaccgcaaaaccatactagaatcacatccatgcgtttatccgagcttcgattaatactccgtcgcttgaaaattgctcactttgtgatcccctctctctctctcttcaattttctggaaatttctgggcaaatctggtgaaaaaaaggggttttaccctttatatagggtcaaattcgggtcggggtcactgtagcaatttactgtagcagtactgtagcacacGTTTCTGCTccgtcagccgaacttgtaacgtccataattctctactccaatgtccgCTCGATGAGCAGTttattgcgttagaaactagactcgacgaacttcattttaggcttttgtttcacatcaaaacacttcatatgctaagagatattcgttccccaagttggaccaaaattttcacacaaaacattacccatcctttctccaaagttgtactacttcatttcttccgctcatttccttataaaacctttcggtataccttatatacatccttcacttattaaatatacttaataatgcttgctccttatattccaaagtggttttacttaaccccaactcaacgtacttatgtttcaaatttgataagtgttcTTCGAAgattcggggtgtaacattaacCATATCCACATAACTTTCCATGTGTTCAGCATCAAAATATACAAGAATCGCAGCAAGAGCTACTCCCAAACTTTTCTCTTCCATCTTGAATTCCACagcttcatcaacaacatcaaaagaatcaatCACTGAAATGCTCTcataagcacttggtaacttcatcccCTTACTTGCCTGAAAAATAACTTCCTCATCATTGACTCGGAATTTTACTTCATTCTTCTCCGAATCCATCAGAGCTCTTCCcgtagcaaggaaaggtctccccaGAATAATAGGAATGTCCCTATTAACAGCATagtcaagaatcacaaaatcagCGGGCAGCATAAATTTACCAACCCGTATAAGAACATCATCTTCCACTTCAACCGGCCTCTTAATAGATCTATTAGCTATCTGTGATCTCATAGTAGACGGCCTTGGCATCCCCAAACTTGATTGCTTGTAGATAGCAAGTGGCATCAAATTTATACTTGCCTCGTTATCACACAGAGCACGAGCAAAATTGTGGTACCCAACAGAACAAGAAATGGTGAACGCCCCAAGATCTCCCTTTTTTTGGACGTTACAATTGTTGAAATAATGAAACTCACAGTGGAATCAGACTCACAGTTTCATGTTGTACCAACTTTTTCTTGGTCATCAGATCTTTCAAGTACTTGGAAAAACTGGGCATATCCTTGATAGCATCCAAAAATGGAAAGTTCAGAGATAACTGCTTCAGCTGATCATAAAATTTCTCGAACTTCGtgtcttccttcttcttcaccaaccgTTGAGGAAAAAGAGGTttagatttgaaaagatgaGTCAAAGGGCGGAGAGCCCCTTTTACAGCCTGCTTACTCTTATCATCAGCCACCTTCGAACTTTCTAGAATATCAGCAACTTTCTCTTTACTAGGAAGCTCATCATTAATAATTGGTGCATCAAACtgcacttcttcttcttcattaatTGGCTCGAGAAACAACCTTTTTTCAGCACTTTGTGTATTTTACCACTCCGAGTACTAATAGCATACACACAGTCAATACCACCTCCCCCATTCTTCGGATGCTGAATAGTGTCACTCGGGAGTCTTCCCTTTTTAGGAGGGTACTGCTCTCTAGAAGTATCACGCATCTGCGACTCGAGCTTTTGAATAGCCACTATCTCTGTTAGCCCGGATAACATCTTTTCAGACTTGGTTTGTTTTGCTAGAACCTTCTCAAGCATTGCCTcaaccctcgaactaccttgATCATTTGATTGAGATGCTGTCAAGAAGATGCCAGTCTTGCCAAGTACTTGAAAGACCTGATGACTAAGAAGAAGTTGGTGCAACATGAAACTGTGAGTCAGATTCATACTGTGAGTTTCATTATTTCAACAACTATTGTCCAAAAAAAAGGAGATCTTGGGGCGTTCACCATTTCTTGTTTTGTTGGATACCCCAATTTTGCTCATGCTCTGTGTGATAACGAGGCGAGTATAAATTTGATGGCACTGATTACAAGACCGTACCAATAAGTTAGCATCATGAAATAGCAAGATCTCAAGTGGCATCGAATTTATACTCGCCTCATTATCACACAGAGCACGAGCAAAATTATGGTACCCAATAGAACAAGAAATGGTGAACATCCCAAGATCTCCCTTTTTTTTGGACAGTAGTTATTGAAATAATGAAACTCACAATGTGAATCAGACTCACAGTTTCATGTTGCACCAACTTCTTCTTGGTCATCAGGTCTTTCAAGTACTTGGCAAAACTGGCATCTTCTACAGATATTCTTTAAATCTCTCCCAAGCTTTGTATAATTGTTCCCCCAGATGCTGCTTGAATTCATAGATTTTGTCACAGTTCTCAGCCTTCTTGCTAGGAGGATACCACATCTCTGCCTATGTAGTAATAGAATTCTGGGGTAGCTTCTTGAACCAAGTTTTTGCTTCTCCAGCTAAGGAGCATTTGAAAAACCTTAGCCGAATAGCATCTTGTGACACATTCTTTTGGATGTTATGAGCACATACATCCATAAAGTTCTGCAAATGTCGTTGATGATCGTTCTCGGTAGAGTTCTGAAAGTAGTCGTCAAGCTTCAAAACTCAAGAGAGAGAGGAGTCAATTTTGACACTTGTGGCTCCAACCCGAGGCTAaacaatagcagatgcatagTCCTTCTCAGTAATAAGATCAGCAAATACATTCTCCTCATTCGCATCATTCGCGGGATCATTTAATTGACCACCCTAGTTACCAGCTGCTGCACATTGGTTTCGCTGATTCTGATTCATGTTCACCTAGTTCACAAGgaatagcaaacaaggtgtgatggaatcagaaaaagacttcaatcaaagcaaacactatttagtaatttcaaaaccgtattccccggcaatggcgccaaaatttgatacgctcaaattacaccttttttTAGCGTAAAgaggacgatgtcaaatatagtaaccccaTAAGGTTAGGGTTGAATCCcatagggaatatggtgtgaaaaggtactaaaatcgtagaatgctttgtttaggtctaatgtcttactCCGATTGATTTGTAgaaagttggttgtttatgactaatcGCTACTAATTACTTTGGATTGTAATATATGGTAAAacaaaccaaggttgtgtccccacCAGATGAATGCAATGCTTAGGGTTCTAATATGATTACTTCTAATGGAGCGTTATATGAGTGCACTTAATCTCGAATGGAGTTCCTAATATTTCCCAATAGTTAAGAAAAAtatctctttatgatttttccaaatataaaagagtttaTATGAAGAACGATCaaatatgccaagtaaattcctctttttCCTacgtgaatttattaaacaaggtttaaagccctgAATTTTTGTTATtagttcttaccaaaccctaattattttcccaaataaatcaagatttatggCGTAAgccaatgtttgcaaccatcaactaacaatgaataatgaagaactaacaaaccctaacaatccattatgcatatatcacaACTAGAAACCCATGCgcaaaacacccatccttgggtccacaaccttagtagggaatttagctactcatagaattGATAAAAATGCAAGACATTGTAATTGTAATTGTTGTTTGAACTTACAAAGAGAATTGAAGATAAACGAAAGTAGAATAGTCTTGAAACTCTTAAAAAGTACTAAGAACTCAAAAGTGCTCATACAAGTCTTAAACTCAAGATGTCTGAAAATTAAAACCTaatcaggtatttatacaagtcaaaaaCTCGGAATTAATAAACTAGTCCTGTCCCAGGTCGACTTGCAACTTGACGGACCGTCTTTGCACATTGACGGTACCGTCGAGCAATGACGGTGCATCTTGATGGTCTGATGACAAAAATCATGCTGCAGAACCTCAACCGTTGATGCACATCAacggaccgtcgatcatgttgacggtccgtcaacctTCCTGTCCTTTTGCATCAATTTTGCACAGTCTCTGAATTTTCACTCAGGGCAGATTGACGACATACTTGACGGACCATTGAGCAAGTTGACGGTCCGTACAAGTGCATAGCAGTGCCTTATCTTCAAAATTCCTTGTTTTCAACTGTTTTTACATTCCAACTTCTAAATACATGCAACatacacaaaacacatcaaacggACAAAAACTTacttgaaaacaagtaaaacttaaagttaaaaagcatcaaatgtgccataatttcatggTACATCGGACTTATATTTTTTATCAATATTTCTTGAATTTCGGATTCAAACCCAAAATTTATATGAATGTAAACTAATAAAATTCAAATACCACTTCCAGTCATCTTTTTGTCCATAAatttacaacaacatacccggttGTATTCCCAGAAGTGGAATtcggggagggtagagtgtacgcagataGAGTGGTTATTTCCAGAAGACCATCTGCTCGAGTAACACATAACAAGGTAATATGGAAAAGGAAATACAGAAGTAAAAATGCATAGCAAATAATAGAGAAAGCATAAATAATACAACTAAATTTTTGTGGATAAATATACTTGAGAAAGAAGAATACATTCCGGAAAAAGCGCCACAAGGAGCAGAAGCACAGAAGAAGCCTTTGTTAGTGTATAAGTCGACTTCTACAGTTGGAATCCCTCTATtatctagaattttccttattttcaccTACGTTATCACTGAAGGTACCGCTTTCCTTATGTGATTTGACTGTAACGtaaatcatacaaacattgtTACT
The nucleotide sequence above comes from Lycium ferocissimum isolate CSIRO_LF1 unplaced genomic scaffold, AGI_CSIRO_Lferr_CH_V1 ctg23236, whole genome shotgun sequence. Encoded proteins:
- the LOC132043348 gene encoding uncharacterized protein LOC132043348; protein product: MNLTHSFMLHQLLLSHQVFQVLGKTGIFLTASQSNDQGSSRVEAMLEKVLAKQTKSEKMLSGLTEIVAIQKLESQMRDTSREQYPPKKGRLPSDTIQHPKNGGGGIDCVYAISTRSEEEVQFDAPIINDELPSKEKVADILESSKVADDKSKQAVKGALRPLTHLFKSKPLFPQRLVKKKEDTKFEKFYDQLKQLSLNFPFLDAIKDMPSFSKYLKDLMTKKKLVQHETGDLGAFTISCSVGYHNFARALCDNEASINLMPLAIYKQSSLGMPRPSTMRSQIANRSIKRPVEVEDDVLIRVGKFMLPADFVILDYAVNRDIPIILGRPFLATGRALMDSEKNEVKFRVNDEEVIFQASKGMKLPSAYESISVIDSFDVVDEAVEFKMEEKSLGVALAAILVYFDAEHMESYVDM